One segment of Paenibacillus rhizovicinus DNA contains the following:
- the tkt gene encoding transketolase, which yields MTVTQKSIDQLSIDTIRTLAIDSIEKANSGHPGMPMGAAPMGYQLFAKTMNHNPSNPTWINRDRFVLSAGHGSMLLYSLLHLSGYDLPIEELQNFRQWGSLTPGHPEFGHTAGVDATTGPLGQGVAMAVGMAMAEAHLGATYNKQDLNIIDHFTFAICGDGDLMEGVASEAASLAAHLKLGKLVVLYDSNDISLDGELNLSFSENVQGRFEAYGWQVLRVEDGNDLNALAKAVAAAQADLSKPTLIEVKTTIGYGSPNKGGKGGHLGTHGSPLGADETVLTKQFYGWDNEAFHVPAEVSAHFADVKANGEKANAAWDALFASYKSAHPELAAQFETAISGNLPEGWDKDLPAYTPADKALSTRVASGNALNGLAKNIPNLIGGSADLESSTMTHLKGLPVFKPGSYEGRNVYFGVREFAMAAAVNGMSLHGGVKPYGATFFVFTDYLRPAVRLSALMKQPVVFVLTHDSIAVGEDGPTHEPIEQLASLRIIPQLTVIRPADANETSSAWAYALSNADQPVALVLTRQNLPVLEGTNENSREGIVKGAYVVADAANGKPQAQLIATGSEVQLAVAAQKALAAEGIDVRVISMPSFDLFERQSKAYKDSVILPEVKARLAIEMASPFGWERYVGDQGAVLGINTFGASAKGDRVIAEYGFTVENVVSKVKALL from the coding sequence ATGACAGTTACTCAGAAATCCATCGACCAGCTTTCCATCGACACCATTCGCACGCTTGCGATTGATTCGATCGAGAAAGCCAATTCCGGCCACCCGGGCATGCCAATGGGAGCCGCTCCGATGGGCTATCAATTGTTCGCGAAAACAATGAACCACAATCCATCCAATCCGACTTGGATCAATCGCGACCGCTTCGTGCTTTCCGCAGGTCATGGTTCCATGCTGCTGTACAGCCTGCTTCACCTGTCGGGCTACGATCTTCCGATCGAAGAGCTGCAAAACTTCCGTCAATGGGGATCGCTGACACCGGGTCACCCGGAGTTCGGCCACACGGCCGGCGTAGACGCAACGACAGGCCCGCTTGGACAAGGGGTAGCAATGGCAGTCGGCATGGCAATGGCTGAAGCGCACCTCGGCGCGACTTACAATAAACAAGACCTGAATATTATCGATCACTTTACGTTCGCGATCTGCGGCGACGGCGACCTGATGGAAGGCGTGGCAAGCGAAGCGGCTTCGCTCGCGGCTCACCTGAAGCTCGGCAAACTCGTCGTGCTGTATGATTCCAACGATATCTCGCTCGACGGCGAGCTGAACCTGTCGTTCTCCGAGAACGTGCAAGGCCGTTTCGAAGCTTACGGCTGGCAAGTGCTGCGCGTAGAAGACGGCAACGATCTGAACGCGCTGGCGAAAGCGGTAGCGGCGGCACAAGCCGACCTCAGCAAACCGACGCTGATCGAAGTGAAGACGACGATCGGTTACGGCAGCCCGAACAAAGGCGGCAAAGGCGGCCACCTCGGCACGCACGGCAGCCCGCTTGGCGCTGACGAGACGGTATTGACGAAGCAGTTCTACGGCTGGGATAACGAAGCTTTCCACGTGCCGGCTGAAGTCAGCGCGCACTTCGCCGACGTGAAAGCAAACGGCGAGAAAGCCAACGCGGCATGGGATGCGCTCTTCGCTTCTTACAAATCCGCTCATCCTGAATTGGCGGCTCAATTCGAGACGGCGATCAGCGGCAACCTGCCTGAGGGCTGGGACAAAGATCTGCCGGCTTACACGCCTGCAGACAAAGCATTGTCGACGCGCGTTGCATCCGGTAACGCTCTGAACGGCTTGGCGAAGAACATTCCGAACCTGATCGGCGGTTCCGCTGACCTTGAGAGCTCCACGATGACGCATCTGAAAGGCTTGCCTGTCTTCAAGCCAGGCAGCTACGAAGGCCGCAACGTATACTTCGGCGTTCGCGAATTCGCGATGGCCGCAGCCGTTAACGGCATGAGCCTGCACGGCGGCGTGAAGCCTTACGGCGCAACGTTCTTCGTATTCACGGATTACCTGCGTCCGGCAGTACGTCTGTCCGCGCTGATGAAACAGCCGGTCGTGTTCGTGCTGACGCATGACAGTATCGCAGTCGGCGAAGACGGCCCTACGCATGAGCCGATCGAGCAATTGGCTTCCCTGCGCATCATCCCGCAGCTGACGGTTATCCGTCCAGCGGATGCGAACGAAACGTCGTCGGCATGGGCATACGCGTTGTCGAACGCAGACCAACCGGTAGCGTTGGTGCTGACTCGCCAAAACCTGCCGGTGCTGGAAGGCACGAACGAAAACTCTCGCGAAGGCATCGTCAAAGGCGCGTATGTCGTTGCTGACGCAGCAAACGGCAAACCGCAGGCACAGCTGATCGCGACGGGTTCCGAAGTTCAATTGGCGGTTGCCGCTCAGAAAGCACTCGCGGCGGAAGGCATCGACGTTCGCGTCATCAGCATGCCAAGCTTCGACCTGTTCGAGCGTCAATCGAAAGCTTACAAAGACTCCGTCATTCTGCCGGAAGTCAAAGCGCGCCTCGCGATCGAAATGGCTTCGCCGTTCGGCTGGGAACGCTATGTCGGCGATCAAGGCGCCGTGCTCGGGATCAATACGTTCGGCGCATCCGCGAAAGGCGACCGCGTCATCGCGGAATACGGCTTCACGGTCGAGAACGTCGTCAGCAAAGTGAAAGCATTGCTGTAG
- a CDS encoding DinB family protein: MTVKQSIAFIGQELSLTLNTYDEWFDLRSDMLSYKPHEGWSIEQILEHVTLTNYFLLILIRKGKKKALDLAAKADLAHAVANYPDNLVDLDKIAAHKSFKWIRPEHMEPTGEKTLSEVKALLQEQIHECIEILKDIPNGEGILYKTTMTVNNLGKIDVYQYIYFLCLHAKRHITQMQSVKDEFSESERGNR; the protein is encoded by the coding sequence ATGACGGTAAAACAATCTATCGCGTTCATTGGCCAAGAACTTTCACTAACCTTGAACACTTACGATGAATGGTTTGATTTACGTTCAGATATGCTTAGCTACAAACCGCATGAAGGCTGGAGCATTGAACAAATCCTCGAGCATGTTACATTAACGAATTACTTTCTATTAATTTTGATTCGTAAGGGGAAGAAGAAGGCTCTAGACCTTGCGGCCAAAGCGGATCTCGCGCATGCCGTTGCCAACTACCCTGATAATTTAGTTGATTTGGATAAGATTGCAGCACACAAGTCTTTCAAATGGATCAGACCCGAACACATGGAACCGACCGGTGAGAAGACATTAAGTGAAGTGAAAGCGTTATTGCAGGAGCAGATCCATGAATGCATAGAAATACTGAAAGACATCCCCAACGGCGAAGGGATTTTGTATAAAACGACCATGACGGTCAATAATCTGGGAAAGATTGATGTCTATCAATATATTTATTTCTTATGCCTGCATGCCAAACGCCATATTACTCAGATGCAAAGCGTGAAGGATGAGTTTAGTGAGAGTGAGCGGGGGAATAGATAA
- a CDS encoding GNAT family N-acetyltransferase, whose product MFYRIGEVQDFDRLEWSWGKYNDTKIKYMEAVQAGTQELWVCESEDGKLVGELQLVFDSPDPDQANGINRAYLCAFRVHPAYQGKGIGSRLMERVFERAIEKGCTELTIGVELDEEQLIKMYNHWGFIEAIKIKEIDHHDFTSEGGFKQVKPFTLYKKVV is encoded by the coding sequence GTGTTTTACCGCATAGGCGAAGTGCAGGACTTTGATCGATTAGAGTGGTCGTGGGGCAAATATAACGATACTAAAATAAAATATATGGAAGCTGTCCAAGCGGGTACGCAGGAGTTATGGGTGTGTGAGTCAGAAGACGGCAAGCTAGTTGGTGAATTACAGCTCGTGTTCGATTCACCGGATCCCGATCAGGCAAACGGAATCAATCGGGCCTATTTATGTGCATTTAGAGTCCATCCGGCCTATCAGGGCAAGGGAATTGGAAGCCGTTTAATGGAGCGTGTTTTCGAACGGGCGATCGAGAAAGGGTGTACGGAGCTCACGATCGGCGTCGAATTGGATGAAGAACAGTTAATCAAGATGTATAACCATTGGGGATTCATAGAAGCTATTAAAATAAAAGAAATTGATCATCATGATTTCACTTCGGAAGGCGGCTTCAAGCAAGTCAAGCCGTTTACGCTGTATAAGAAGGTAGTATAG
- a CDS encoding iron chaperone, which yields MEAFAAYLASIDNPEHQARTEEVLAWVAEQFPQLEPKIAWNQPMFTDHGTFIIGFSVAKKHLAVAPEKAGMIRFADDIEQAGFGHTKELVRFTWDRPVDFALLGKMIAYNIADKADCSTFWRK from the coding sequence ATGGAAGCTTTCGCAGCCTATCTAGCAAGCATTGATAACCCGGAACATCAGGCTCGAACGGAAGAGGTTTTGGCTTGGGTAGCCGAACAATTCCCCCAACTCGAACCTAAGATTGCATGGAATCAGCCGATGTTTACCGACCACGGCACGTTTATCATTGGCTTCAGCGTAGCCAAGAAACATTTGGCTGTTGCCCCTGAGAAGGCAGGAATGATCCGGTTCGCGGATGACATTGAGCAGGCTGGTTTCGGCCACACCAAGGAGCTGGTACGCTTCACTTGGGATCGTCCGGTTGATTTCGCATTACTCGGGAAAATGATCGCGTATAATATCGCGGATAAGGCGGACTGTTCAACGTTTTGGCGGAAATAA
- a CDS encoding coagulation factor 5/8 type-like protein, with protein MALNHEFFFLPNDLHPSNRIEWYYHNRNTWKHKVELSDDIVTYIIDFLNWVPTYNPETKVEGFGLNYYGITFINNEGSKKLLNVLNSWSSLIHEAPDIINFKGPTIWREEPDGDTYWEETRNKISKTKYLLEIQKLIDFAKQSSNNKGYIMHYGI; from the coding sequence ATGGCATTGAATCATGAATTCTTTTTTCTTCCCAATGACTTACATCCTAGTAATCGAATAGAGTGGTATTATCACAACCGGAATACCTGGAAACATAAAGTGGAATTATCAGATGACATAGTTACCTATATAATTGATTTTCTTAATTGGGTCCCCACCTACAATCCAGAGACTAAAGTTGAAGGCTTTGGACTTAATTATTATGGCATCACTTTTATAAATAATGAAGGATCTAAGAAGCTTTTAAATGTCTTGAACAGTTGGAGTTCATTGATACATGAGGCACCAGATATTATCAACTTTAAGGGTCCGACAATATGGCGGGAAGAACCGGATGGAGATACCTATTGGGAAGAAACACGTAATAAAATCTCCAAAACAAAATATCTACTTGAAATTCAAAAACTAATTGATTTTGCAAAACAGTCTTCAAATAACAAAGGATACATAATGCATTACGGAATTTGA
- a CDS encoding DUF6933 domain-containing protein yields MLIFKATKDTLKDLKIQPGTVGKSDLFFCWHVNIFNLYRKKHYVFMNDLTRLSLTVTGIRSGQNQKLKELFLNGLDGIIDLSIRL; encoded by the coding sequence ATGCTTATATTTAAAGCTACGAAAGATACGTTGAAGGATCTTAAAATTCAGCCTGGAACAGTTGGTAAATCAGATTTATTTTTCTGTTGGCATGTAAACATCTTTAATCTATATCGAAAGAAACATTACGTGTTTATGAATGATCTTACAAGATTGAGTCTAACAGTCACCGGCATAAGATCGGGACAGAATCAAAAACTTAAAGAACTATTTCTGAATGGCTTAGATGGAATAATAGATTTATCTATAAGGCTATAG
- a CDS encoding DUF4259 domain-containing protein yields the protein MGAWGTGIFENDDVLDWKADLLESEGIELIKETIESVIDEEYVEVDLASNALGAIELLAALQGKPGEILVNDSNYVEGLHEWVEIHKGQGKSLLPIAKKAIKKIKKESELKELWEESEEYKTWKNIVNELEGRL from the coding sequence ATGGGAGCATGGGGAACGGGCATTTTTGAGAACGATGATGTCTTGGATTGGAAAGCAGATCTATTAGAATCAGAGGGCATAGAATTAATTAAAGAAACCATTGAGTCAGTCATAGATGAGGAATATGTAGAAGTAGATCTTGCTTCAAATGCTCTTGGAGCCATTGAACTTCTTGCTGCATTGCAAGGAAAACCAGGTGAAATACTAGTTAATGATTCAAATTATGTAGAAGGACTTCATGAATGGGTTGAAATACATAAAGGACAAGGAAAAAGCTTACTACCTATAGCTAAGAAAGCAATTAAGAAGATAAAGAAAGAGTCTGAACTAAAAGAGTTATGGGAAGAGTCGGAAGAATATAAAACCTGGAAAAATATTGTGAATGAATTAGAGGGCCGTTTGTAA
- a CDS encoding DUF1643 domain-containing protein: MRLSAIFDEQKMYRYSLTREWDTGLPRLLYIMLNPSTASEVTEDQTSKQCLFFAKKLGFGSFEVVNLFSFISTNPQKLIESMDPIGKDNDKHIIEAAARSETIVAAWGEKHFLNKRNQVVMDMLQQNGFELFCLMKTKSGHPRHPSRLKHDIRELIPLF, encoded by the coding sequence ATGCGTTTATCAGCCATTTTCGATGAGCAGAAAATGTATAGATACAGCCTTACGCGTGAATGGGATACCGGGCTGCCGAGACTCTTATATATCATGTTAAATCCAAGCACTGCAAGTGAGGTTACTGAGGATCAAACTTCTAAGCAGTGTTTGTTTTTTGCAAAGAAATTGGGATTCGGCTCGTTTGAAGTCGTTAATTTATTTAGTTTCATTTCAACAAATCCCCAGAAATTAATAGAATCCATGGATCCAATTGGCAAGGATAATGATAAACATATCATCGAAGCTGCGGCAAGATCAGAAACGATCGTAGCTGCTTGGGGCGAAAAACATTTTCTAAATAAGCGAAATCAAGTTGTTATGGATATGTTGCAGCAGAATGGTTTTGAACTTTTTTGTTTGATGAAAACAAAGTCTGGCCACCCCAGGCATCCATCAAGATTAAAGCATGATATTCGTGAGTTGATACCTCTATTTTAA
- a CDS encoding deoxyribonuclease IV, with amino-acid sequence MLKIGSHVSFSDKGLLTAANEAVSYGSSTFMIYTGAPQNTRRKPMEDLYIPEGKAAMSEAGIDEIVVHAPYIVNLGSYKEDTFELAVRFLQEEIRRTDAIGVRNIVLHPGAYTDKDAEFGIARIAEGLNEVLNGTKETNVNIALETMAGKGTEIGRSFEEIASIIDKVSSNDRLTVCMDTCHMHDAGYDLVNDLDGVLNEFDRIVGLNRVAIVHVNDSKNPRGAGKDRHAPIGAGWIGHDAIRNIVHHEALKGRPFILETPWIGQEDKTQRPMYEAEIALLRGDASTRFGGQFLDDVERLHHFFSKQDIDHRQFVLNVWDVLKNDAKAKKADPREPMDRLYDLVAEHRVLPDLSEEAVNQRITAWFAGKTLLVNA; translated from the coding sequence ATGTTGAAAATCGGTTCGCATGTTTCATTTTCCGATAAAGGGCTGCTTACCGCAGCGAACGAGGCCGTATCTTACGGCTCCAGCACATTCATGATCTATACCGGTGCGCCGCAGAATACGCGCCGCAAGCCAATGGAAGACCTGTATATTCCGGAAGGCAAGGCAGCAATGAGCGAGGCGGGGATCGACGAAATCGTCGTGCATGCTCCGTATATTGTTAACCTCGGTTCCTATAAAGAAGACACGTTCGAGCTGGCGGTACGATTCCTGCAAGAGGAAATCCGCCGCACGGATGCGATCGGCGTTCGCAATATCGTGCTGCATCCGGGCGCGTACACGGACAAAGACGCGGAATTCGGCATTGCCCGGATCGCCGAAGGTCTGAACGAAGTGCTGAACGGCACGAAAGAAACGAATGTCAACATCGCGCTTGAAACGATGGCGGGCAAAGGAACGGAAATCGGCCGCAGCTTCGAGGAAATCGCGTCCATCATCGATAAAGTCAGCTCCAACGACAGACTGACCGTCTGCATGGATACCTGCCATATGCATGATGCCGGCTATGACCTCGTCAATGACCTTGACGGCGTATTGAACGAATTCGACCGGATCGTCGGCTTGAACCGCGTGGCGATCGTGCATGTCAACGACAGCAAGAACCCGCGCGGCGCCGGCAAAGACCGCCATGCTCCGATCGGAGCGGGCTGGATCGGCCACGACGCTATCCGCAATATCGTCCATCACGAGGCGCTCAAGGGCCGTCCGTTCATTCTCGAGACGCCGTGGATCGGCCAAGAAGACAAGACGCAGCGCCCGATGTACGAAGCGGAAATCGCTTTGCTTCGCGGAGACGCGTCTACCCGTTTCGGCGGCCAGTTCCTGGACGACGTCGAACGGCTGCACCACTTCTTCAGCAAGCAGGACATCGACCATCGCCAGTTCGTGCTGAACGTATGGGACGTGCTGAAGAACGATGCCAAAGCGAAGAAAGCCGATCCGCGCGAGCCGATGGACCGCTTGTACGACCTCGTTGCCGAGCATCGCGTGCTGCCCGATCTCTCGGAAGAAGCGGTCAACCAGCGCATTACGGCCTGGTTCGCAGGCAAGACGCTGCTCGTAAACGCGTAA
- a CDS encoding TIGR01777 family oxidoreductase: MKVAVTGGTGYVGSLLVDALLRRGDEVTVISRSERLRETKPNLSCVSWKRLAETPAALDGCDAIVNLAGESISRRWTAEGKQAILQSRLDAAQAIASAVASLANKPPVVVNASGISIYGTDASVAHDEQSGVRGTDFLASVVQKWESAADRIPASRLVKVRIGLVLGMKGGAFPAMAMPYRLFAGGRIGSGKQWIPWIHEDDMVRLLIFCIDNPQIEGPVNACAPEPATNDDFGRAIGKAAGRPHWFPLPPFLLKTALGELSFLLLEGSRAIPRKALEHGFKFRYATLKEALGQLLGRT, translated from the coding sequence ATGAAAGTGGCGGTAACCGGAGGAACGGGCTATGTCGGAAGCTTGCTTGTAGACGCGCTGTTGCGCCGCGGGGACGAAGTCACCGTAATCTCGAGGTCCGAGAGACTGCGGGAAACGAAGCCCAACCTTTCCTGCGTATCGTGGAAACGGCTCGCCGAAACGCCTGCCGCATTGGATGGCTGCGACGCCATCGTAAACTTGGCCGGAGAATCCATTAGCCGGCGTTGGACTGCGGAAGGGAAGCAGGCCATTCTGCAATCCCGGCTGGATGCCGCCCAGGCGATCGCTTCGGCCGTTGCGTCCTTGGCCAATAAACCGCCGGTTGTCGTGAACGCGTCCGGCATCTCGATTTACGGAACGGATGCCAGCGTCGCCCATGACGAACAGAGCGGCGTGCGAGGCACGGACTTTCTCGCTTCCGTCGTGCAGAAGTGGGAATCCGCGGCGGACCGCATTCCCGCGAGCCGCCTCGTCAAGGTGCGCATCGGTCTCGTGCTCGGGATGAAAGGCGGCGCCTTCCCGGCGATGGCGATGCCTTACCGACTATTCGCGGGCGGCCGGATCGGCAGCGGGAAACAATGGATTCCGTGGATTCACGAAGACGATATGGTCCGTCTGCTTATATTCTGCATCGATAATCCGCAGATCGAAGGTCCCGTCAACGCCTGCGCGCCCGAGCCGGCGACCAACGATGACTTCGGACGGGCAATCGGCAAAGCAGCCGGAAGACCGCATTGGTTTCCGCTGCCGCCTTTTCTCTTGAAGACGGCGCTTGGCGAGCTCTCCTTCCTGCTGCTCGAAGGATCCAGAGCCATTCCGCGCAAAGCGCTGGAACACGGATTCAAGTTTCGGTATGCGACATTGAAAGAGGCCTTGGGCCAGTTACTGGGACGAACTTAG
- the ppnP gene encoding pyrimidine/purine nucleoside phosphorylase, with amino-acid sequence MSQYENVTVIKKANLYFDGKVSSRTVLFADGTKKTLGIMLPGEYEFGTDAKEIMEILAGDLKVLLPGDSEWISISGEGEFTVPANSKFKLQVASITDYACSYIQE; translated from the coding sequence ATGTCCCAGTACGAGAACGTAACCGTAATCAAGAAAGCTAACCTTTACTTCGACGGCAAAGTATCCAGCCGCACCGTTCTGTTCGCGGACGGCACGAAAAAAACGCTTGGCATCATGCTGCCAGGCGAATATGAATTCGGCACGGATGCCAAAGAAATCATGGAAATCCTCGCAGGCGACCTGAAAGTACTGCTTCCGGGCGACTCCGAATGGATCAGCATTTCCGGCGAAGGCGAGTTCACCGTTCCGGCTAACTCCAAATTCAAGCTGCAAGTCGCTTCCATCACGGACTACGCTTGCTCTTACATCCAAGAATAA
- the purU gene encoding formyltetrahydrofolate deformylase yields MQNNDQIQQSSQRPDKSGRARMLISCPDRNGIVAAVSQFLYEHGANIVQSDQYTLNPGGGMFFIRFEFDLGDLERELPVLQEDFTRVADRFEMKWHTFRASRKKRLAIFVSKEDHCLLELLWQWQAGDLDAEIAMVVSNHPDMRGLVESFGIPFHHIPVTPDTKAEAEKQQLEAVTGKADIIVLARYMQIISPKFIEQFPNRIINIHHSFLPAFVGGKPYAQAYQRGVKIIGATAHYVTEELDGGPIIEQDVQRVSHRDDVDNLKRIGRTIERVVLARAVKWHVEDRILVHQNKTVVFN; encoded by the coding sequence ATGCAAAATAATGATCAAATCCAGCAGTCCTCGCAGCGGCCGGACAAGTCCGGCCGCGCGCGAATGCTGATATCCTGCCCGGACCGCAACGGAATCGTTGCGGCCGTGTCGCAGTTTCTCTACGAACACGGCGCGAACATCGTGCAATCGGATCAATACACGCTGAACCCGGGCGGCGGCATGTTCTTCATTCGCTTTGAATTCGATCTGGGCGACCTGGAGCGCGAGCTTCCGGTGCTTCAAGAGGATTTCACCCGCGTGGCGGACCGTTTCGAGATGAAATGGCATACGTTCCGCGCGAGCCGCAAGAAGCGTCTCGCAATATTCGTATCCAAGGAAGACCACTGCCTGCTAGAGTTGCTCTGGCAATGGCAGGCGGGCGACCTGGACGCGGAAATCGCGATGGTCGTGAGCAACCATCCCGATATGAGAGGGCTTGTCGAATCGTTCGGCATTCCGTTCCATCATATCCCGGTTACGCCGGATACGAAGGCCGAAGCCGAGAAGCAGCAGCTTGAGGCCGTAACGGGCAAAGCGGACATTATCGTTCTGGCGCGGTACATGCAAATCATCTCGCCTAAATTCATCGAGCAGTTCCCGAACCGGATTATTAACATTCATCATTCCTTCTTGCCGGCGTTCGTCGGCGGCAAGCCATATGCGCAAGCTTATCAGCGCGGCGTCAAAATCATCGGCGCAACGGCGCATTACGTGACGGAGGAGCTCGACGGCGGTCCCATCATCGAGCAGGACGTCCAGCGCGTCAGCCACCGCGACGATGTCGACAATCTCAAACGGATCGGCCGCACCATCGAACGCGTCGTGCTTGCGCGCGCCGTGAAGTGGCATGTGGAAGACCGGATCCTCGTTCACCAGAACAAGACGGTCGTGTTTAACTAA
- a CDS encoding nucleotidyltransferase domain-containing protein: MILEKVINRIVIQSEYKDFVDKYKDNILTEFKGKIHSIYMCGSIPKGTAKPFKSDADFTIVCENPKDIDYERLSTIKDRLLEEYSIVTKIDTIICSIDDVLSKPNEWGFWIKIICVCIYGHDVGEKVPPIITSPAFILDLNTETKEEVGRIHNLLFNASDNTMKTRYMKGYSKRLIRALYSLVLEDTGVWQDDIIKMKNAILDYCEIDSALVDYLYACYLDSHVPVEEFLGIADEVYSYFENALNTMAASRTSFG; the protein is encoded by the coding sequence ATGATTTTAGAAAAAGTTATAAATAGAATTGTAATACAAAGTGAGTATAAGGATTTTGTTGATAAGTATAAAGACAATATACTTACCGAATTTAAAGGTAAGATTCATAGCATTTATATGTGTGGCTCGATTCCAAAAGGAACTGCTAAACCTTTTAAGTCAGATGCAGACTTTACTATTGTATGTGAAAATCCCAAAGATATTGATTACGAAAGATTGTCAACTATTAAAGACAGGCTTTTGGAAGAATATTCAATAGTAACTAAAATTGATACGATAATTTGCTCAATTGACGATGTATTAAGTAAACCGAATGAGTGGGGTTTTTGGATTAAGATCATTTGTGTTTGTATATATGGTCATGACGTTGGTGAAAAAGTGCCACCGATAATTACTTCTCCAGCGTTCATTTTAGACTTAAATACAGAGACCAAGGAGGAAGTAGGTCGTATACATAATTTACTATTTAATGCTAGCGATAACACAATGAAAACTAGATATATGAAAGGTTATTCTAAGAGATTAATTCGTGCATTATACTCTCTGGTTCTAGAAGATACAGGTGTATGGCAAGATGACATTATTAAGATGAAGAATGCCATATTAGACTATTGCGAGATTGACTCCGCTTTAGTTGATTATCTGTATGCTTGTTACTTGGATAGTCATGTACCTGTTGAAGAGTTTCTAGGAATTGCAGATGAAGTTTATAGCTATTTTGAGAACGCCTTAAATACAATGGCTGCTTCCAGAACTTCCTTCGGCTAA
- a CDS encoding DUF2621 family protein, producing MAPDWFMYFILFWAVVMIVFMSIGGYFMFRKFLKVLPQRDGKSKLDWQNYWVERSRGMWPEDSKQFLEKLVAPVPGAFRDIARHSIAAKIAQVAVEGGADEVSRNHCIEGYIRATPKRDYRSLITFLEREQIDYKPYSHLLNK from the coding sequence ATGGCTCCGGATTGGTTCATGTATTTCATATTGTTTTGGGCGGTTGTCATGATCGTCTTCATGTCGATCGGCGGATACTTCATGTTCCGCAAATTCCTGAAGGTGCTCCCGCAGCGGGACGGCAAGTCCAAGCTGGACTGGCAGAATTATTGGGTGGAGCGCAGCCGCGGCATGTGGCCCGAGGACTCCAAGCAGTTTCTGGAGAAGCTCGTCGCGCCGGTTCCAGGCGCTTTCCGCGATATTGCCAGACATTCGATCGCAGCCAAAATCGCGCAAGTGGCGGTTGAAGGCGGAGCTGACGAAGTGTCGCGCAACCACTGTATCGAAGGCTATATTCGGGCAACGCCGAAACGCGATTACCGCAGCCTGATCACGTTTCTGGAAAGAGAACAGATCGATTACAAACCGTACTCGCATTTATTGAATAAATAA